The window GGCAGCTTCTGTTTGCAAAGCATATCttcattaaaatgttaatttaagTGAATGTATTAATATGTAGGGACCAAACAAGGAAGAAGCTCAAGATGTTGAGGAAGAGAACTACGAGGAAGAGGAAGCTGAGGAAGAGGGAGCTGCGGGAAAGAAGGGAACCGGTCGACGGGGAGAAATGTAAAAGAAACATAAACACTGAGAGGTTCTTCCTCGTTCCCAAAAAGAAGGGCAACAGCCATCCAGTCAAGACTCCAAGGACGATTGGGATCGAACTCTGGAAATGGAGAAGACTTGCTGGAATTTATTTCGCTTTCACTGTGCAATTGGACAGATGGTAACGTggagaggttttttttaatgctgtataatggttttttttttttaatagtcatTACCTCTTGGTTGGTTTAAATGCGCCATTTGCAAAGAATGTACTTTTATGCAGTTGACTGTAAAGTAGAAAAAGATTCATTAAGTTTTTGTATCAAAAAACAACGGTTTAATGTACAACTGGGATTCCAATCAGTCAActgcttgtttttatttattgttgatTGATGGTGATGCCTTTGACAATCATGAATGGTGCAACTTATACTTATGTCAATATGTGCCTTTCCAATCTTATGCAAAGTCATTTCTCCATGTATAATATGTGACGACTGAGGTTACACTTTGCAAATTCTGACTGGTGCAACTGATAAGTATTAAAAGTTACTCATCAACACCTCTCATGCAAGTCTGATAACAATGTACACTAAAAGTACTTGCTgtctatttgtatatttttcagctgtattttattcaaaaatgcaatattaattattttgtttgtcaagtctgtattttttctggAGTAAAGAAGAATTCAGTTTATTGATTGTCTTGTTAATTGATTTGattatatttcaacattttattctattagatcacatgtgtcaaagtggcggcccgggggccaaatctggcccgccgcatcattttgtgtggccctggaaagtaaatcatgagtgccgactttctgttttaggatcaaattaaaatgaagagtatagatgtatattaaatttcctgattttttccccttttaaatcaataattgtaattgttttatccattttttctgtgtttttagttcaaaaatcattttgtaaaatctaaaaatatattttaaaaaagctaaaataaacattgttttagatttataaaaaaactgaatattcagggattttaatccagttattttaatccatttataaaaacaaatctaaatattatatctgaaatggtccggcctgtctgacacccttgtattagatggtatttttttcagattttataataaatctgtggaggtgctgaagcctatcccagccaattaggATCCCTGGAAATCCCTAACAGAATGTGTGATGCAAAAATGATGGACGGATTAAACATATCCTATTTCtaaatgaaaaatgactttATTGCATTTCCAAccataaaataaatgcaaacaGCCATGTAAACAGGTATTTCTGATACTGCTATAGATATGCATGTTATGCTTACCCTTCTTAATGTTCTCTCAGTTTCAGTAAAACAAACTTTTAACATGGCATGACCATAATGTTTAAACATCCAATTCCCTGCCAATGCATTAGTGGAATGGTGGTTTTGGCATAAGTTGTGGCACACTTCTGGTATTTTTTTCCACCTAGTCACTAAATGTTCTGGTAGGCTTTCACAAGATGTTGCACATTCTTGCAATTCGTGGGAAGTGGAGACGAGTGTGTGTTTGGTCTCCTGGCAACAACGGGACCCCGTCCAGCGTCTCAAGGTTTGGCAAGGAGGAGAAAACTCTGTGAAGGCAGACAACAAAAGATGAAAAGAGTAGAAGATGATAGGTGCTTTCATCTATTGATCTATGTATCCGATCCAATGGACCGACGCTGTGTGGACTTTAAATGGCCGGGCTACCGTGCACGATAGTCCTGAGTGAAGGTCACCGGGTTGAGGGTCAAGTTGAGGGATCGTAGAGGACTGCTCTTCAATGCGTCCAATCCTTCCAAGGAGCTGATGGCGTTCTCAGATATGCAAAGTTGCTCCACGGCAGGAAGTTTTGGCAACTGGCGTAAAGACACCAAATAGTTCTGATGCAGATTGAGTATCCTGCACCTGTAAACAGCAGCATGAAACGTgcttgttgatttatttttgctgGAGTCTGATATTGATGACACGTAAAGAATGCTCCTCTTTACCTTGGCAGACGAACCGAACTCAGGTTTTCGAGAGAGTTATTGACCAGCTGTAGTTTCTCCACGCGGATCAATCTGCGAAGGATGCGGACAAAGTTTTCTCGCTGGAAAGCATCCCCCAAATCCTGATAGGAGAGGTTCAGCTCCTTTGGGCAGGAGATAAAgcggtagaaaaaaaaaagaaaaggaaaaaaaaagacaaaagtggcATTGCTTACCACACAGTTTTCCCAATtctcttttcttctctcttCCCAGGTCTGTCCCACCTctatcctcctcttcttccattGCTCCACACACAATGAATAAACCTTTCTTTGAAAAAGCTCCTCATCAGATGGCCCTATGATTAACAACGGACGCCCTTAATTCCACCACCctactcttatttttattctgaaTTGATCACAGCAAAATTAATTTATCCGTGTTCTTTGATGCAGTAAAAGACTTCAGGCTTCGAACATGaccacatgcaaaaatattaaaTCCATCCACATTTCACACATCCATGTTGTGTATCAACATGACACGAACACACCAGCAACTAGATTTAATTAACAGTAATTTAATGTGTTACCCAAGTTCAGAATGGGACAGATAATGCAAATTTTAACACCCCACAATATTACCAGCCTATCCATATTTGTCACCACTTGTGGATCTATGTACTGACTGTGGCACACCTTCTCGGACCCTGGGGCATGTCAGCTGATCTCCGGTGAGGTCACATTGAGGCAGGTGATGCCATGAGGAAAACCGGAAACGGCTGGAAGGAAGCTGTGTCCAAagtaaacaatttaaaaaaaaaaaaaaaaaggtgcaaaTGAGTGAGGCCTCAAATAACAACATGTTCATGAAATGCTACTACCTGGTGGCAAAATCATTTAATGCACAGTCAGATAATATTGTACCcactcaatcaatcaatactataccgattttttttgcttcaaaaaACTAATATGGGTAATGATGAATTAGCTGCACTATTGGCaagaaaaatacacaattaattgcattttcaatatattttgatATGAAAAATGGAAAGCAGACTTGTAAAAAAAGTAGTACATTTATATATGAAGAATGAAAGGTGAATAGATACCGCTGAACATGTGCGTACATGTAAAGAAAACTCAAAATATACATACTTCTTGTATGATCCATCTCCTCATTTGTAATGGTtttggattaccgtattttcaggactataaATCGAGCACAGATTATGATGGTTATGATGTGTCCTTAGGCTACAGTTATCTTAAAAACTGTTACGTTAACAGATTCCTTTTtggcctgttgttctccattttactattgttactttaacgcacgtttttcttggtttctgataaaataaaaaaatgccagcCCAAAAATAGGACctgtgcaacttatactcaggtgcaacttaaagtccgaaaaatacacATTGACCTCTCCGACCCCTGAGTAGATTTCGGTGGctttcaagaaaagaaaaaaatcttcaaaaaaTAATAGACTTGTTAAAAAGTAAGAACTGTGCTTTAATATCTAATGATTAGACTTTTTCGATGCAACCATTATGCAAGGGATTGTCTCGTTTTTGGCTCAACGGTAAATGGAATCCTTTGTCGACCTTTTCAACCTCCCCGTGTAACTCTACACCGTTGCCACACAGAAAATGATGCCCTGCACCATTTTGCTGCTGCTTTGCACTGAACACAAGCACGGACAAAATTTCATCCAATAGTTGTGTAGCTCTCCCACTTTTAGCAGCGAAATCAGAGCCAatggtgtgggaaaaaaatcatacagcAATGACAATTGGACGATATACTTTCTAAGAGTGGATTTTGTCTCAAGTAATGAGCCCAATACCATCAAGTCACGTAAAGTAATGTAAGCATAATGCATGGTAACATAATGCACTGTAACTGTATATTGTTTAGGACTAAAAATATCTTTCCAAGCAAGGACGAAGGAGGGAGGATCaggtaaaaaaaggaaaagagtaAAAAGATAGAAGCACAGTGTGTTGGAAAGCAGTTAAAAACACTGACTGAATGTATTGGTGTATGTTTGAACCACTTACAGGTGTCGAAGCAAGTCCAGAATCAGGACTCTGGTGGACGGAGGCAGGCAAATGTGCCACACCGAGCTCGGAATAGTTGGATAAGTGGGATTTGGGAAGACTGTTGCTGAGAGTGTTCACACCTGAAGAACTGAGATGAAGAGGAGCACATCATGTTCTTTGAAATAGATGCTCTGGTGTCCGCGGTGAACCCGACCACCTACCAAGTGGTTGAGTTACAGCCTCAGACACCTGAGCAGGTCTGCCACTGCTTTATAATACTGTGTTTCCTCTGTATAATTGATTGAAGTGAATGCAGAACACTAGATGTCCCAATTATCTACCAACTTCATGGCCTGCTAATGGTTCAGAGGTATAATTTTCCAATTACGTCAAATGAATTGGCTTTACACTGAGGCTATCCATGCACTATAAAAATCTAAGTAAGGTAAAATTCATACTTTTGCTTATCATATTACAATGAATTTAAGCACGCTTGCACAATTTGCTATCAAATGGTGCCTCAAACATGCAGTcaatattcaaaataaattatacTGATGAATTACAGGTGTATCCAAT of the Stigmatopora argus isolate UIUO_Sarg chromosome 10, RoL_Sarg_1.0, whole genome shotgun sequence genome contains:
- the LOC144083849 gene encoding uncharacterized protein LOC144083849, producing the protein MSESSSGVNTLSNSLPKSHLSNYSELGVAHLPASVHQSPDSGLASTPLPSSRFRFSSWHHLPQCDLTGDQLTCPRVREGPSDEELFQRKVYSLCVEQWKKRRIEVGQTWEERRKENWENCVELNLSYQDLGDAFQRENFVRILRRLIRVEKLQLVNNSLENLSSVRLPRCRILNLHQNYLVSLRQLPKLPAVEQLCISENAISSLEGLDALKSSPLRSLNLTLNPVTFTQDYRARVFSSLPNLETLDGVPLLPGDQTHTRLHFPRIARMCNIL